A genome region from Mycolicibacterium litorale includes the following:
- a CDS encoding cation-translocating P-type ATPase translates to MAGITAPGEDALDTALAYSHSAAEVLAVLDSSSDGLDGVTAQERLAVYGANKLPEKKPRPAILRFLAHFNNVLIYILIAAGVLKAILNEWVDCVVIISVAVINATVGFLQEGRAQRALDSIREMLSVTAQVRRDGHWQKVDAQTLVPGDIVRIASGDRIPADMRLLAIANLRVEESALTGESLPAKKDVAKVGADAGLGDRMSMVYSGTIVAAGSGTGVVTATGSSTEIGRIQSLIADVQTIDTPLTRKLARFGRQLSVGILGMAALMLVIGKLLHEFSISELITAAIGFAVAAIPEGLPAVVTITLALGVQQMARRRAITRKLPAVEALGAVNVICSDKTGTLTQNEMTARTVVTAHHRFDVTGTGYRPEGGIDLDGAPIAPGDHPDLAALLTTMAVCNDARLDEADGQWRVVGEPTEGALRTLTQKVGVDDADWPRLGVVPFESANKFMVTLNATPGGDRCLYVKGAPDRLLDRSTTQAGGASAEPLDRVLWESRIDELSDQGLRVLAAARRPAAGADTVDIDDVADGLEFLGVVGIVDPPRPEAITAIATCHTAGIQVTMITGDHAGTARAIAREMGIIKTGDEPRVVTGAELEAMSQTRLRQVADEVDVYARTSPEHKLRIVSALQAQGKVVAMTGDGVNDAPALTRADIGVAMGIKGTEATKEAAGIVLADDNFATIEKAVEEGRRIYDNIRKSVLFMLPTNGAQSLIILVAIMLGFALPLEPVQILWVNMVTSVTLTLALVFEKAEDGLMQRPPRTPDQALVNRADIAMIALVSVLVAGAALTEFFVARAGGVALAVAQTAAVNMLSLGQLAYLLNCRFVTSSSLRPKVFKGNPWVWRMAGAMLVLQLLFTYAPFMNDWFHTAPITIRGWLVAIALAIAVFLVVELAKWVGRRFMPSAMW, encoded by the coding sequence ATGGCGGGAATCACCGCCCCGGGAGAAGATGCGCTGGACACTGCGCTGGCGTATTCGCACAGTGCTGCCGAAGTCCTTGCGGTATTGGACAGTTCGAGTGACGGGCTGGACGGCGTCACCGCGCAGGAGCGGTTGGCGGTCTACGGCGCGAACAAACTCCCCGAGAAGAAGCCCCGGCCTGCAATTCTGCGATTCCTGGCGCACTTCAACAATGTCCTGATCTATATCCTGATCGCTGCCGGCGTGCTGAAAGCCATCCTCAACGAATGGGTGGACTGCGTTGTCATCATCTCCGTCGCGGTGATCAACGCGACGGTCGGATTCCTCCAGGAAGGCCGGGCCCAGCGGGCGCTCGACAGCATCCGGGAGATGTTGTCGGTCACCGCACAGGTACGCCGCGACGGCCACTGGCAGAAGGTGGACGCGCAGACGCTGGTCCCCGGTGACATCGTGCGCATCGCCTCGGGTGACCGGATTCCGGCCGATATGCGGCTGCTCGCGATCGCGAATCTGCGCGTGGAGGAGTCGGCGCTCACCGGCGAATCACTGCCGGCGAAGAAAGACGTCGCGAAGGTCGGCGCGGACGCAGGCCTGGGTGACCGGATGTCGATGGTGTACTCGGGGACGATCGTCGCCGCCGGATCCGGCACCGGCGTGGTGACCGCCACCGGAAGCAGTACGGAGATCGGCCGCATCCAGTCGCTCATCGCCGACGTCCAGACCATCGACACGCCGTTGACCCGCAAGCTGGCGCGTTTCGGCCGTCAACTGTCGGTGGGCATTCTGGGTATGGCGGCGTTGATGCTGGTGATCGGCAAGCTGCTGCACGAATTCTCGATCAGCGAACTCATCACCGCGGCAATAGGTTTCGCCGTCGCAGCCATCCCGGAGGGGCTGCCCGCGGTCGTCACCATCACCCTTGCGCTGGGCGTGCAGCAGATGGCCCGCCGACGGGCGATCACCCGCAAGCTCCCCGCGGTCGAGGCACTCGGCGCGGTCAACGTCATCTGTTCGGACAAGACCGGCACGCTCACCCAGAACGAGATGACCGCCCGTACCGTGGTGACCGCGCACCACCGGTTCGACGTCACCGGCACCGGATACCGGCCCGAGGGCGGTATCGACCTCGACGGCGCACCGATCGCTCCGGGCGACCATCCCGACCTGGCGGCACTACTGACGACGATGGCCGTCTGCAACGACGCGCGACTGGACGAGGCCGACGGTCAGTGGCGGGTGGTGGGAGAGCCGACAGAGGGCGCATTGCGCACGTTGACGCAGAAGGTCGGTGTCGACGACGCCGACTGGCCGCGTCTCGGTGTGGTGCCGTTCGAATCGGCGAACAAATTCATGGTGACGCTCAACGCCACACCCGGCGGTGACCGCTGTCTGTACGTGAAGGGCGCTCCGGATCGGCTGCTCGACCGCTCCACCACGCAGGCCGGCGGCGCCTCCGCCGAGCCGCTCGATCGCGTGCTCTGGGAGTCACGCATCGACGAACTCAGCGACCAGGGGTTGCGCGTGCTGGCCGCGGCGCGGCGACCTGCGGCCGGCGCCGACACCGTCGACATCGACGACGTCGCCGACGGGCTGGAGTTCCTCGGCGTCGTCGGCATCGTCGACCCGCCGAGGCCCGAGGCCATCACGGCCATCGCGACGTGCCACACCGCGGGCATCCAGGTCACGATGATCACCGGTGACCATGCCGGGACCGCGCGCGCCATCGCCCGCGAGATGGGCATCATCAAGACCGGTGACGAGCCGCGGGTCGTCACCGGCGCCGAACTGGAGGCGATGAGCCAGACGCGGCTGCGGCAGGTGGCCGACGAGGTCGACGTCTACGCACGTACGAGCCCCGAGCACAAACTACGCATCGTCAGCGCACTGCAGGCCCAGGGCAAGGTCGTCGCGATGACCGGCGACGGGGTCAACGACGCACCGGCGCTGACCCGGGCAGACATCGGCGTGGCGATGGGGATCAAGGGCACCGAGGCGACCAAGGAGGCCGCAGGGATCGTCCTGGCCGACGACAACTTCGCGACCATCGAGAAGGCCGTCGAAGAGGGACGGCGCATCTACGACAACATCCGCAAATCCGTGCTGTTCATGTTGCCCACCAACGGCGCCCAGTCGCTGATCATCCTCGTCGCGATCATGCTCGGATTCGCGCTGCCACTGGAGCCGGTGCAGATCCTGTGGGTCAACATGGTCACGTCCGTGACGTTGACGCTCGCGCTGGTCTTCGAGAAGGCCGAGGACGGCCTCATGCAGCGCCCGCCCCGCACGCCGGACCAGGCGCTGGTGAACCGGGCCGACATCGCGATGATCGCCCTGGTGTCGGTGCTCGTGGCGGGGGCCGCCCTCACCGAGTTCTTCGTCGCGCGGGCGGGCGGAGTGGCGCTGGCGGTGGCCCAGACCGCCGCGGTGAACATGTTGTCCCTCGGCCAGCTGGCCTACCTGCTGAACTGCCGGTTCGTCACCTCGTCGAGCCTGAGACCGAAAGTGTTCAAGGGCAATCCGTGGGTATGGCGGATGGCCGGCGCGATGCTCGTGCTGCAGCTCTTGTTCACCTATGCACCGTTCATGAACGACTGGTTCCATACAGCGCCCATCACGATCCGTGGCTGGCTGGTCGCGATCGCGTTGGCCATTGCGGTCTTCCTGGTCGTCGAGCTGGCCAAATGGGTTGGCCGCAGGTTCATGCCGTCGGCGATGTGGTAG
- a CDS encoding 6-phosphofructokinase, whose amino-acid sequence MSEALSAPSSIAVLTSGGDASGMNAAVRAVTRTAAHHGIDVYAVHEGYHGLVTGGDLIRRMEPIDADGILHQGGTVIGTARSKQFRTREGRRAAVRNMVSHGIDALVVIGGDGSLAGANLFRQEWAGLLPELVDSGAISPDVAEAHPFLRLVGLVGSIDNDMAGTDMTIGADTALHRIVEALDALQSTAASHQRTFVVEVMGRNCGYLALMASLATAASWVLIPEHPPAKGWEEQMCRDLKAGRDIGRRHSVVVLAEGAHDRDGNRITAEQVKTLLEDELGEETRVTVLGHVQRGGAPSAFDRYFATVLGHLAVERLLTDEPHAPAQMIGLQGDRVVTEPLMECVAQTQELAERVKAHDYDKAMLLRGGNFRQSYEILQTIQKAAPRPVTAPRRRIAIVHGGGPAPGMNTAVRAAVRLGLDRGHTVLAVRNGFRGLRNGDVREMDWMDVSGWVSEGGAEIGTNRDVPGPAEIAQIAEQVAAHRIDGLLMAGGWAGYQAAHELHRHREQYAALDIPIVCLPMTINNDVPGTELSVGGDTALNSIVADVDKIRRSAVATRRVFVVEVMGHECGYLALMSGLATGAERIYLPEDGITLDGMTADVHALAASFRAGNRVGLIVRSERSDRVYTTGFITALFEKEGGDLFDAREEVLGHVQEGGNPTPFDRVRATILTARCLDFLSEQFDSGGRAGAIVGFRSGQLAFTDLALYPSLIEKSAQRPVEQRWLDHRGLAVVMRD is encoded by the coding sequence ATGTCTGAAGCCTTGTCCGCACCATCGAGCATCGCTGTCCTCACCAGCGGGGGCGACGCGTCGGGCATGAACGCCGCCGTGCGCGCCGTCACCCGCACCGCCGCGCACCACGGCATCGACGTGTACGCCGTCCACGAGGGCTATCACGGTCTCGTCACCGGCGGTGACCTCATCCGCCGCATGGAACCGATTGACGCCGACGGCATCCTGCACCAGGGCGGCACCGTCATCGGCACCGCGCGGTCCAAGCAGTTCCGGACCCGCGAGGGCCGCCGCGCGGCCGTCCGCAACATGGTTTCGCACGGCATCGACGCGCTCGTCGTGATCGGCGGCGACGGCAGCCTCGCCGGAGCCAACCTGTTCCGCCAGGAATGGGCGGGCCTGCTCCCCGAACTGGTCGACAGCGGGGCGATCTCGCCGGATGTCGCGGAGGCACATCCGTTCCTGCGTCTGGTCGGTCTCGTCGGGTCGATCGACAACGACATGGCCGGCACCGACATGACGATCGGCGCCGATACGGCGTTGCACCGCATCGTCGAGGCGCTGGACGCGCTGCAGAGCACCGCGGCCAGCCACCAACGCACCTTCGTCGTGGAGGTGATGGGACGGAACTGCGGCTACCTCGCCCTGATGGCGTCGCTGGCGACGGCGGCGAGCTGGGTCCTCATCCCCGAGCACCCGCCGGCCAAGGGCTGGGAGGAGCAGATGTGCCGGGACCTCAAAGCGGGACGGGACATCGGCCGCAGGCACAGCGTCGTCGTGCTCGCCGAAGGCGCCCACGACCGCGACGGCAACCGGATCACCGCCGAACAGGTGAAGACGCTGCTGGAAGACGAACTCGGCGAGGAGACCCGGGTCACCGTCCTCGGGCACGTGCAACGCGGCGGCGCGCCAAGCGCTTTCGACCGCTACTTCGCCACGGTGCTCGGTCATCTCGCGGTCGAACGACTGCTCACCGACGAACCACACGCGCCGGCCCAGATGATCGGGCTGCAGGGTGACCGGGTGGTCACCGAACCGCTGATGGAATGTGTGGCGCAGACCCAGGAGCTCGCCGAGCGTGTCAAAGCCCACGACTACGACAAGGCAATGCTGTTGCGCGGTGGGAACTTCCGGCAGTCGTACGAGATTCTGCAGACCATTCAGAAGGCGGCCCCGCGGCCGGTCACGGCGCCGCGACGCCGGATCGCGATCGTGCACGGCGGCGGACCCGCGCCGGGAATGAACACCGCGGTGCGTGCCGCAGTCCGATTGGGCCTCGACCGCGGCCACACCGTGCTCGCGGTCAGGAACGGATTTCGCGGACTACGCAACGGCGATGTCCGGGAAATGGATTGGATGGACGTCAGTGGCTGGGTGTCCGAAGGGGGCGCCGAGATCGGCACCAACCGGGACGTGCCCGGACCCGCCGAGATCGCCCAGATCGCCGAACAGGTCGCGGCCCACCGGATCGACGGACTGCTGATGGCCGGCGGGTGGGCCGGCTACCAGGCCGCGCACGAGCTGCACCGGCACCGAGAGCAGTATGCCGCGCTCGACATCCCGATCGTGTGTTTGCCGATGACCATCAACAACGACGTCCCGGGAACCGAATTGAGCGTCGGCGGCGATACCGCGCTCAACAGTATCGTGGCCGACGTCGACAAGATCCGGCGGTCCGCGGTCGCCACGCGGCGGGTGTTCGTCGTCGAAGTGATGGGTCACGAGTGCGGCTATCTCGCTCTGATGAGCGGTTTGGCCACCGGGGCCGAGCGGATCTACCTGCCGGAAGACGGCATCACCCTGGACGGCATGACCGCCGATGTCCACGCGCTGGCGGCGAGCTTCCGCGCCGGCAACCGGGTCGGCTTGATCGTCCGCAGCGAAAGGTCCGATCGCGTGTACACCACCGGATTCATCACCGCACTGTTCGAGAAGGAGGGCGGGGACCTCTTCGACGCGCGGGAAGAAGTCCTCGGTCACGTGCAGGAGGGTGGCAACCCCACGCCGTTCGACCGGGTACGGGCGACGATCCTGACGGCACGCTGCCTGGATTTCCTCTCCGAGCAGTTCGACTCCGGCGGTCGGGCCGGCGCGATAGTCGGCTTCCGATCCGGCCAATTGGCATTCACCGACCTCGCGCTGTACCCGTCGCTCATCGAAAAAAGCGCTCAGCGTCCCGTCGAACAGCGCTGGCTGGATCATCGCGGGCTTGCGGTCGTGATGCGCGATTGA
- a CDS encoding YajQ family cyclic di-GMP-binding protein, which produces MADSSFDVVSKVDRQEVDNALNQAAKELSTRFDFRGTDTTIAWKGEETIEIVSSTEERAKAAVDVFKEKLVRRDISMKAFDAGDPQPSGKTYRVTGDIKQGITTEQAKKITRIIRDEGPKGVKAQIQGDEIRVSSKKRDDLQTVIALLKQADLDVALQFVNYR; this is translated from the coding sequence ATGGCGGATTCCAGCTTCGACGTCGTGAGCAAGGTCGATCGCCAGGAGGTCGACAACGCGCTGAACCAGGCAGCCAAGGAGTTGAGCACCCGATTCGACTTCCGGGGCACCGACACCACGATCGCCTGGAAGGGCGAGGAGACCATCGAGATCGTCAGCTCCACCGAGGAGCGGGCGAAGGCCGCCGTCGACGTCTTCAAAGAGAAGCTCGTCCGCCGTGACATCTCGATGAAGGCGTTCGACGCCGGCGACCCGCAGCCCAGCGGCAAGACCTACCGCGTCACCGGCGACATCAAGCAGGGCATCACCACCGAGCAGGCCAAGAAGATCACCAGAATCATCCGCGACGAGGGCCCCAAGGGCGTCAAGGCCCAGATCCAGGGTGACGAGATCCGGGTCAGCAGCAAGAAGCGCGACGACCTGCAGACCGTCATCGCCCTGCTCAAGCAGGCCGACCTCGACGTGGCGCTGCAGTTCGTCAACTACCGCTGA